A genomic segment from Luteolibacter ambystomatis encodes:
- a CDS encoding glycoside hydrolase family 2 TIM barrel-domain containing protein: MHRSLLLALALPPLLHAAAPDWENPAVFQRNRLPAQATTMPYPDRATALAKARLESPWCQSLNGPWKFHYSGSQNGTPAGFEKPGFDTTAWKDIPVPSNWQLQGNGIPLYSGNTYPFAKNPPKVTDEPPANYTNHPAESRHPVGSYLRTFNLPADWQGRRTVIAFEGVDSAFDLWINGEKAGYSEDSRTTARFDITPLVKPGENAVAVQVHQYSDGSYLESQDTWKLSGIYRDVYLVSAPQIELTNHFLKADFTADGKGALDLKATLKNHEASPMKGRIMLELLDAAETQITFKEGTYDLTSGAEISIPLAATDLSIQGWSAEKPTLYRYVITLADEAGKPFACFSGKTGFRRDEIKDGKLLHNGQPVRLKGVVRHDHNPRTGHVMSVEDLRAELLMMKQANLNAIRFKHAPASPAFLDLCDELGFHVIDEPNLDSSGMGDDSLQLSADWKEARLERVKNLMERDKNHPSVIAWLPEAPAAKDGGGALSAWLRQNDPSRPTLAAGSTIPLLHSRALGNSMGGFTGSVTSDRFQGTFIEDWRDEILLQKQAATTAKPGPPRMTMVFGGDSGDQPNAGTACASGVISANQTTTPVFEEIKKDFQDIRTALVDGSGSNVKIRLSSDRFFTMTSDLKGSWKLLKDGKDVGQGELSFLNLAPQESRELTIATNVTPDPSGEYILRFRYDLKADTAWYPAGMPAAWDEIVLPWGKRPPAAPPQAGAKAAFSPDGPATAPLVRVTAGDTTAVLDKITGQITSLKRGGSEILLSPLRLDFWRVPTQTDKVLGVDRKSAVWRDAGANARIRQSEVKQDGNDVVIVTELDIPAGKSSAKVTWRFTGTGELLADADFRPDPSQPEIPRIGFTCSIPAGTGNWTWYGKGPHDNYADRQDGAWTTVHTGQIPALVHRYPVPQESGNRTNVRWSTFENPAGGNGLRIDATGDSLLEVSAMLGSPAEYEAAHRLSDLSRPDRITLHFDHRQMGVGGVDDVPRESAAQARLTTEKPYHWSFMLGTTHSAAPPALPRRIPGSPDKLPIPGLPREPRPFLPTLREHPRLP; encoded by the coding sequence ATGCATCGTTCACTCCTGCTCGCCCTTGCTCTCCCGCCGTTGCTGCATGCCGCGGCTCCCGATTGGGAGAACCCGGCGGTCTTCCAGCGCAACCGGCTGCCCGCACAGGCCACCACGATGCCTTATCCGGATCGTGCCACGGCGCTTGCCAAGGCACGTTTGGAATCCCCGTGGTGCCAATCGCTGAACGGCCCCTGGAAATTCCACTACAGCGGCAGCCAGAACGGTACACCGGCTGGCTTCGAGAAGCCCGGATTCGATACCACCGCATGGAAGGACATTCCGGTTCCCTCGAACTGGCAGCTCCAGGGCAACGGCATCCCACTCTACTCCGGAAACACCTATCCGTTCGCGAAGAACCCGCCGAAGGTGACGGACGAGCCTCCTGCGAACTACACCAACCATCCTGCGGAAAGCCGCCATCCGGTGGGCAGCTATCTCCGCACGTTCAATCTCCCCGCCGACTGGCAGGGCCGCCGCACGGTCATCGCCTTCGAGGGCGTGGATTCCGCCTTCGATCTTTGGATCAATGGCGAAAAGGCCGGCTACTCCGAGGACTCCCGTACTACCGCACGCTTCGACATCACTCCGCTGGTGAAACCCGGCGAAAACGCGGTGGCGGTGCAGGTCCACCAGTATTCGGACGGCAGCTATCTCGAGTCCCAGGACACATGGAAACTCAGTGGCATCTACCGGGACGTCTATCTGGTTTCCGCTCCACAGATTGAACTGACCAACCACTTCCTCAAGGCGGACTTCACCGCGGATGGGAAGGGAGCATTGGACCTGAAGGCCACGCTGAAGAACCACGAGGCGTCTCCCATGAAGGGCCGGATCATGCTGGAGTTGCTCGATGCGGCGGAAACGCAAATCACCTTCAAGGAAGGGACCTACGATCTCACGTCAGGAGCGGAGATCTCCATCCCCCTCGCTGCCACGGATCTCTCCATCCAAGGTTGGTCCGCGGAAAAACCCACGCTTTACCGCTATGTGATCACACTCGCGGATGAAGCCGGAAAGCCGTTCGCATGCTTCAGCGGCAAGACCGGTTTCCGGCGGGACGAGATCAAGGATGGCAAGCTCCTTCACAACGGCCAGCCGGTACGTCTCAAAGGCGTGGTCCGCCACGATCACAATCCGCGGACCGGGCACGTCATGTCCGTGGAGGACTTGCGGGCCGAGCTTCTCATGATGAAGCAGGCGAACCTCAATGCCATCCGCTTCAAGCATGCGCCCGCCTCACCCGCGTTCCTCGATCTCTGCGATGAACTCGGATTTCATGTGATCGACGAGCCGAATCTCGACTCCTCCGGCATGGGTGACGACTCGCTCCAACTCTCCGCCGATTGGAAAGAAGCTCGCCTTGAACGGGTGAAAAACCTGATGGAGCGCGACAAGAACCACCCTTCCGTGATCGCCTGGCTGCCTGAGGCTCCGGCAGCAAAGGATGGCGGCGGCGCCCTCTCCGCCTGGCTGCGCCAGAACGATCCAAGCCGCCCCACTCTCGCAGCCGGTTCGACCATCCCGCTTCTCCACAGCCGCGCCCTTGGAAACAGCATGGGTGGCTTCACCGGATCGGTGACCTCCGATCGGTTCCAAGGCACATTCATCGAGGACTGGCGCGATGAGATCCTTCTCCAAAAACAGGCAGCCACCACCGCCAAGCCCGGTCCTCCCCGGATGACGATGGTTTTCGGCGGGGATTCCGGAGACCAACCGAATGCCGGAACCGCCTGCGCCAGCGGGGTGATCTCAGCCAACCAGACAACCACGCCGGTCTTCGAGGAAATCAAGAAAGACTTCCAGGACATCCGAACCGCCTTGGTGGACGGCAGCGGCTCGAACGTGAAGATCCGCCTTTCGAGCGACCGTTTCTTCACCATGACCTCCGACTTGAAAGGGAGCTGGAAGTTGCTGAAGGACGGCAAGGATGTCGGACAGGGTGAGCTTTCCTTTCTCAATCTCGCTCCACAGGAGTCCCGTGAGCTCACCATCGCTACCAACGTCACTCCCGATCCTTCCGGAGAATACATCCTGCGTTTCCGCTACGACCTGAAGGCGGACACCGCATGGTATCCCGCAGGAATGCCAGCGGCCTGGGATGAAATCGTGCTGCCGTGGGGCAAACGCCCGCCTGCCGCTCCACCGCAAGCCGGCGCAAAGGCTGCATTCTCCCCCGATGGCCCGGCCACCGCTCCCCTCGTCCGCGTGACCGCAGGGGACACGACCGCCGTCCTCGACAAGATCACGGGCCAGATCACATCGCTGAAACGCGGCGGCTCCGAAATCCTCCTCTCGCCGTTGCGCTTGGATTTCTGGCGCGTGCCCACCCAGACCGACAAGGTACTCGGCGTGGACAGAAAATCCGCCGTTTGGCGGGATGCCGGGGCAAATGCCAGGATCCGCCAATCCGAGGTCAAGCAGGACGGCAACGACGTGGTGATCGTAACCGAACTGGACATTCCCGCCGGGAAGTCCTCGGCCAAGGTGACATGGCGTTTCACCGGCACCGGCGAACTTCTCGCTGACGCCGATTTCAGACCAGACCCATCCCAACCGGAAATTCCCCGCATCGGCTTCACCTGTTCGATTCCCGCCGGAACCGGCAACTGGACCTGGTATGGCAAAGGACCTCACGACAACTATGCCGATCGTCAGGACGGCGCCTGGACGACCGTCCACACGGGCCAGATCCCGGCCCTTGTCCATCGCTACCCGGTGCCACAGGAATCCGGGAACCGCACCAATGTGCGCTGGAGCACCTTTGAAAATCCCGCGGGAGGCAATGGCCTGCGGATCGACGCCACCGGAGATTCATTGCTCGAGGTGTCCGCCATGCTTGGCTCACCCGCTGAATATGAGGCCGCCCATCGGCTATCCGATCTGTCCCGCCCGGACCGGATCACCCTCCATTTCGACCATCGTCAGATGGGAGTAGGTGGCGTGGATGACGTGCCCCGCGAGTCGGCAGCCCAAGCCCGCCTCACCACGGAAAAGCCCTACCACTGGAGTTTCATGCTCGGCACCACTCATAGTGCTGCGCCGCCCGCCCTGCCCCGGCGGATTCCTGGCTCACCGGATAAGCTGCCGATCCCGGGTCTGCCCCGGGAGCCCCGCCCATTCCTCCCCACCCTCCGGGAACACCCGCGCCTCCCGTAA
- a CDS encoding sodium:solute symporter family protein has translation MLLYPIESLTTAGSVVASFASAQGAGLHFIDYSILAIYLLFVIGIGFALKRQTKSAEDFFLSGRSIPGWVTGLAFISANLGAQELIGMAASGAEYGIMTSHFYWVGAIPAMVFLGIFMMPMYYGSKARSVPEYLKMRYDERTRTFNSISFAFMTIFSSGISMHALADLLHALLGWNYTLSLVVTSAIVLAYVLKGGLSSAIYNEVLQFFMIVFGIAPLAYIALKDVGGWEGLVAKIAAHGPAEAGRMHSWAQTGGTENPLGVPWYGILFGLGFVLSFGYWCTNFAEVQRALAANSMGAARRTPIIGAIPKMLFPAIVILPGMIAYGLTSDHVAGGYSIPLKDGVANYNQVLPSMIFHYFPNGLLGLALTALMASFMSGMAANVTAFNTVWTYDIYQHNFGKGKTDADLLRMGKLATVVGIVLAIGCAFVAAKYNNIMSILQLVFGFVNAPLFATFLLGMFTRRSNNTGSFWGLVVGTTSAVVFHGLCFATGNPAGVKGGWIKPLIEFPKEMSQGFWVAIVAFSVTFIVNAVLSLATQRNKNDEELRGLVYSLTEKHDYSKDSWLARPAVLGTLVMIAVIVLNWLFW, from the coding sequence ATGTTGCTTTATCCAATTGAAAGCCTGACCACCGCCGGGAGCGTGGTGGCCAGCTTTGCGAGCGCGCAGGGAGCCGGCCTCCACTTCATCGACTACAGTATCCTGGCGATCTACCTGCTGTTCGTGATCGGGATCGGATTCGCCCTCAAGCGCCAAACAAAGAGCGCGGAGGACTTCTTCCTCTCCGGTCGTTCGATTCCGGGCTGGGTCACCGGTCTGGCATTCATTTCGGCGAACCTCGGCGCCCAGGAGTTGATCGGCATGGCCGCTTCCGGTGCGGAATATGGCATCATGACCTCCCACTTCTACTGGGTGGGGGCGATTCCCGCGATGGTCTTCCTCGGTATCTTCATGATGCCGATGTATTACGGCTCCAAGGCGCGTTCGGTGCCGGAGTATCTGAAGATGCGCTATGACGAGCGCACCCGGACCTTCAATTCGATCTCGTTCGCGTTCATGACGATCTTTTCCTCCGGGATCTCGATGCACGCGCTGGCCGATCTGCTCCACGCCCTGCTCGGTTGGAACTACACGCTCTCGCTGGTGGTGACCTCCGCCATCGTTCTCGCCTACGTGTTGAAGGGCGGCCTCAGCTCCGCCATCTACAACGAAGTGCTTCAGTTCTTCATGATCGTCTTCGGTATCGCGCCACTGGCCTACATCGCCTTGAAGGATGTCGGCGGTTGGGAAGGCCTGGTCGCGAAGATCGCCGCCCACGGCCCCGCCGAAGCAGGCCGCATGCATTCGTGGGCGCAGACCGGGGGCACCGAAAATCCACTCGGCGTGCCGTGGTATGGCATTCTCTTCGGCCTCGGTTTCGTCCTCTCCTTCGGTTACTGGTGTACCAACTTCGCCGAGGTCCAGCGCGCGCTCGCCGCGAACTCGATGGGCGCCGCTCGCCGCACGCCGATCATCGGCGCGATCCCGAAGATGCTCTTCCCGGCGATCGTCATCCTGCCCGGCATGATCGCCTACGGTCTCACCAGCGACCACGTCGCCGGCGGCTACTCGATCCCCCTGAAGGACGGCGTGGCCAACTACAACCAGGTGCTGCCGTCCATGATCTTCCACTACTTCCCGAACGGCCTGCTCGGCCTGGCGCTCACCGCGCTGATGGCCTCGTTCATGTCCGGGATGGCCGCCAACGTCACGGCGTTCAACACCGTGTGGACCTACGACATCTACCAGCACAACTTCGGCAAGGGTAAAACCGATGCCGACCTGCTCCGGATGGGCAAGCTCGCCACCGTCGTGGGCATCGTCCTCGCCATCGGCTGTGCGTTCGTCGCCGCGAAGTACAACAACATCATGTCGATCCTCCAGCTGGTGTTCGGCTTCGTGAATGCCCCGCTGTTCGCGACCTTCCTGCTGGGCATGTTCACCCGCCGCTCGAACAATACCGGCTCGTTCTGGGGCCTCGTGGTCGGCACCACCTCCGCGGTCGTCTTCCACGGCCTCTGCTTCGCCACCGGGAATCCGGCTGGCGTGAAGGGCGGCTGGATCAAGCCGCTGATCGAGTTCCCGAAGGAAATGTCCCAGGGCTTCTGGGTGGCCATCGTGGCCTTCAGCGTGACCTTCATCGTCAATGCCGTGCTGTCCCTCGCGACCCAGCGGAACAAAAACGACGAGGAGCTGCGCGGGCTGGTCTATTCCCTCACCGAAAAGCACGACTACTCCAAGGATTCCTGGCTGGCGCGCCCGGCCGTCCTCGGTACTCTGGTCATGATCGCCGTTATCGTTCTCAACTGGTTGTTCTGGTAA
- a CDS encoding PF20097 family protein — MKCPKCDAEMESGGFYIGYEGGGRFAASLRPRALCFKSNQWRPHALLDAVETLHGYFCDTCGLMVIQGQRKGLSSLAK; from the coding sequence ATGAAATGCCCGAAATGCGACGCGGAGATGGAGAGCGGTGGCTTCTACATTGGTTATGAGGGAGGCGGGCGCTTCGCCGCGAGCCTGCGGCCCCGTGCCCTCTGTTTCAAATCCAACCAGTGGAGACCCCACGCCCTGCTGGATGCGGTAGAAACTTTGCACGGGTATTTTTGCGACACCTGCGGCCTCATGGTGATTCAGGGTCAACGAAAAGGACTTTCGAGTTTGGCGAAATAG
- a CDS encoding aldose epimerase family protein — protein sequence MTEFYTQISPIVAGFTWHPTRSHPILRRVESYGTLPDGREAGLFTLANSHGLRATVTDFGATLVSVETPDREGNIAPVTLGFDTLDGWVKDDCYLGATVGRFGNRIRDGRFTLEGKEYTLATNNTPGDIPCHLHGGNVGFNKRLWDARPSADGRSVTFTYHSPDGEEGYPGNLTARVTYSLTEDNELVWEAEATSDAPTPLNMVHHTYWNLGGDLSAPITNHLLALNANTYLPTDSGLIPTGEKAPVDGTPMDFKTPHRIGERIGADFEPLHFAGGYDHCWVVDGEPGTLRPAARLSHSGTGRVMEVLTDQPGIQFYAGNFLPNYRTGLCLETQNFPDAPNQPAFPNSILHPGETYRHVMVHRFGVE from the coding sequence ATGACGGAATTCTACACCCAAATCAGCCCGATCGTGGCGGGTTTCACTTGGCACCCCACTCGGAGCCACCCGATTCTCCGCCGCGTGGAATCCTACGGCACCCTCCCTGATGGCCGCGAAGCCGGCCTCTTCACCCTCGCGAACTCGCACGGACTGCGCGCCACAGTCACCGACTTCGGTGCGACCTTGGTGTCCGTGGAGACTCCGGACCGCGAGGGAAACATCGCCCCGGTCACCCTCGGCTTCGACACGCTGGACGGCTGGGTGAAGGACGATTGCTATCTGGGGGCCACCGTCGGCCGTTTCGGCAACCGCATCCGCGATGGCAGGTTCACGCTGGAAGGAAAGGAATACACCCTCGCCACCAACAACACCCCCGGCGACATTCCCTGCCATCTCCATGGCGGAAACGTGGGCTTCAACAAACGTCTGTGGGATGCCCGGCCCTCCGCGGACGGTCGCTCCGTAACCTTCACCTATCACTCGCCGGATGGCGAGGAAGGCTATCCCGGCAACCTCACCGCCCGCGTCACCTACAGCCTCACCGAGGACAACGAGCTGGTCTGGGAGGCCGAGGCCACCTCCGATGCCCCCACCCCGCTCAACATGGTGCACCATACCTATTGGAACCTGGGCGGCGACCTCTCCGCGCCGATCACGAATCACCTGCTGGCGCTAAATGCGAACACATACCTGCCGACCGATTCCGGTCTGATCCCAACCGGCGAAAAAGCTCCCGTGGATGGCACCCCGATGGATTTCAAAACCCCGCATCGGATCGGCGAGCGCATCGGCGCGGACTTCGAGCCCCTCCACTTCGCCGGAGGCTACGACCATTGCTGGGTGGTGGACGGCGAGCCCGGCACCCTGCGCCCGGCCGCCCGCCTCAGCCACTCCGGCACCGGACGGGTGATGGAAGTCCTCACCGATCAACCCGGCATCCAGTTCTACGCGGGTAATTTCCTGCCGAACTACCGCACCGGCCTGTGCCTGGAGACGCAGAACTTCCCGGATGCACCGAACCAACCCGCCTTCCCGAACAGCATCCTCCATCCCGGCGAAACCTACCGCCACGTGATGGTGCATCGTTTCGGAGTCGAGTAA
- a CDS encoding GAF domain-containing protein: MEYLDPRAWMNGILADFNCQTGTLHRADEAGQMLSLVAQVGVPAFLVERISKIPFGKGIAGVAAATREPVELCNLQQDLGGIAKPDAQKTQVSGSLAVPVFSKESGKVIGTLGVGMVEPHEFSEAEKERLKAVAESIAPWLESQQPAK; encoded by the coding sequence ATGGAATATCTGGACCCGCGGGCGTGGATGAATGGCATCCTGGCTGATTTCAACTGCCAGACCGGCACGCTGCACCGTGCGGATGAGGCGGGCCAGATGCTCTCGCTGGTGGCCCAGGTGGGCGTGCCCGCGTTTCTGGTCGAGAGGATTTCAAAAATCCCCTTTGGCAAGGGCATCGCCGGAGTCGCCGCCGCCACCCGGGAGCCGGTGGAACTCTGCAATCTCCAGCAGGATCTGGGTGGGATCGCGAAGCCGGATGCCCAGAAGACGCAGGTATCCGGCTCACTGGCGGTGCCGGTGTTCTCGAAGGAATCCGGCAAGGTGATCGGCACGCTCGGCGTGGGAATGGTGGAGCCGCACGAGTTTTCCGAGGCGGAAAAGGAACGTCTGAAGGCCGTGGCGGAGTCGATCGCGCCGTGGCTGGAAAGCCAGCAGCCCGCGAAATGA
- a CDS encoding protein jag — protein MTPVDASKKILDSMLGHLGFSASIEIQQTDDGPCLQVDTSEKALLIGDEGERLDDLQYLVNRILRRHFPKAERVKVDCGHFRAMQEDKLVTEVRGIAERVKASGRTFKMRPLNAYYRRLVHNALIGNEDVISHSPDGEDRLKRVIIEPKKPAEPQA, from the coding sequence ATGACTCCGGTGGACGCGTCCAAAAAGATTCTCGATTCGATGCTGGGCCATCTTGGGTTCAGCGCGTCCATCGAGATCCAACAGACCGATGACGGGCCGTGCCTGCAGGTTGACACCAGTGAAAAGGCCCTCTTGATCGGCGATGAAGGCGAGAGGCTGGACGATCTCCAATACCTGGTGAACCGCATCCTCCGCCGCCATTTCCCGAAGGCGGAGCGTGTGAAGGTGGACTGCGGCCATTTCCGCGCCATGCAGGAGGACAAGCTCGTCACCGAGGTCCGCGGCATCGCGGAGCGCGTGAAGGCCAGCGGCAGGACCTTCAAGATGCGTCCGCTCAATGCCTATTACCGCCGCCTCGTCCACAACGCATTGATCGGCAATGAGGACGTGATTTCCCATTCTCCCGACGGTGAAGACCGTCTCAAGCGCGTTATCATCGAGCCCAAGAAGCCGGCCGAACCCCAGGCATGA
- a CDS encoding DoxX family protein, producing the protein MKKFLFDCGTRDGTASLGLFVLRVGTGLMMMLGHGLPKLHAYGKLKDGWPTANIWPLSHLSSQISLICTLAAEIGAAALLVLGLMTRPAAFLFGFAMVVAAFQIGANAPWFIGPGVSEAKEPALLYLLPAVVLILSGAGGWSFDAALYREGKRKRW; encoded by the coding sequence ATGAAAAAATTCCTCTTCGACTGCGGCACCCGCGATGGGACCGCCTCCCTCGGCCTTTTTGTCCTGCGCGTCGGCACCGGCCTGATGATGATGCTCGGCCACGGGCTGCCGAAACTGCATGCCTATGGGAAATTGAAGGACGGCTGGCCAACGGCCAACATCTGGCCGCTGAGCCACCTGTCCAGCCAGATCAGCCTGATCTGCACGCTGGCGGCGGAGATCGGTGCGGCGGCGCTGCTGGTGCTGGGGCTGATGACGCGGCCCGCGGCGTTTCTATTCGGCTTTGCCATGGTCGTGGCCGCCTTCCAGATCGGTGCGAACGCTCCGTGGTTCATAGGACCGGGCGTGAGTGAAGCGAAGGAGCCTGCCCTTCTCTATCTGCTTCCCGCAGTAGTGCTGATTCTCAGCGGTGCCGGCGGGTGGTCGTTCGATGCCGCGCTCTACCGCGAGGGCAAGCGCAAGCGCTGGTAA
- a CDS encoding acyl-CoA thioesterase yields METHRLILPEDLNQYGFLFGGRLLAWVDEASWIAASLDFPAAKFVTVGMDKVEFHHSVKEGTILAIHCEKARVGTTSVTYAVTVRDGKGEDAPIFSTRVTFVSVDEAGRKLRLEPDGDGGK; encoded by the coding sequence ATGGAAACCCACCGGCTGATCCTACCGGAAGACCTGAACCAATACGGGTTCCTGTTTGGCGGCCGGTTGCTGGCGTGGGTGGATGAGGCTTCATGGATCGCCGCCTCATTGGATTTCCCGGCGGCGAAGTTTGTCACCGTCGGCATGGACAAGGTGGAGTTCCACCATTCCGTGAAGGAGGGCACGATTCTCGCCATCCATTGCGAGAAAGCCCGGGTGGGCACCACCAGCGTGACCTATGCCGTGACGGTCCGTGACGGCAAAGGGGAGGATGCTCCGATTTTCTCGACCCGTGTCACCTTCGTTAGCGTGGATGAGGCGGGGCGGAAGCTCCGGCTGGAGCCGGACGGCG